The Amycolatopsis sp. DG1A-15b genome window below encodes:
- a CDS encoding YggT family protein — translation MWLVVWYVLFAFWLLLTARIVVELVRTFAREWHPAGGVAVTLETIYTVTDPPVRLFRRIIPMVRIGGVGLDLSIMVLLLVVFFAMQLATPS, via the coding sequence GTGTGGCTGGTCGTCTGGTACGTGCTGTTCGCCTTTTGGCTGCTGCTGACGGCGCGGATCGTGGTCGAACTCGTCCGGACCTTCGCGCGTGAGTGGCATCCGGCCGGAGGGGTTGCGGTCACGCTCGAGACCATCTACACAGTGACGGACCCGCCGGTCCGGTTGTTCAGACGGATCATTCCGATGGTTCGGATCGGCGGCGTCGGACTGGACTTGTCGATTATGGTGCTGCTGTTGGTTGTGTTCTTCGCGATGCAACTGGCGACTCCAAGTTGA
- the sigK gene encoding ECF RNA polymerase sigma factor SigK gives MDEPARPRRMAPVPAEAPAGPTAEELMVRVAKGDERAFELLYDQLAGPIFGLVRRILRDAAQSEEVAQEVLLELWRTATRYVPDKGSALNWAMTLAHRRAVDRVRSARAGTEREQKATFEAARGRPFDEVAESVTARLERSQVRRCLSFLTELQRESVLLAYYQGYTYREVAEVLSTPQGTVKTRLRDGLIRLRDCLGVTA, from the coding sequence ATGGATGAGCCGGCCCGCCCGCGCCGGATGGCGCCGGTGCCCGCCGAGGCCCCCGCCGGGCCGACGGCCGAGGAGCTCATGGTGCGCGTCGCCAAGGGTGACGAGCGGGCCTTCGAGCTGCTCTACGACCAGCTCGCCGGGCCGATCTTCGGGCTCGTCCGGCGGATCCTGCGGGACGCGGCCCAGTCCGAAGAGGTCGCGCAGGAGGTGCTCCTCGAGCTGTGGCGCACCGCGACCCGGTATGTGCCGGACAAGGGCTCGGCGCTGAACTGGGCGATGACGCTGGCGCACCGCCGCGCCGTCGACCGCGTCCGCTCCGCGCGCGCCGGCACCGAGCGAGAGCAGAAGGCGACCTTCGAAGCCGCCCGCGGCCGCCCGTTCGACGAGGTCGCGGAGTCCGTCACCGCGCGGCTCGAACGCTCCCAGGTGCGCCGGTGCCTGTCCTTCCTGACCGAACTGCAGCGCGAGTCCGTGCTGCTCGCCTACTACCAGGGCTATACGTATCGCGAGGTGGCCGAAGTGCTGTCGACGCCGCAAGGCACCGTCAAGACGCGGCTGCGGGACGGGTTGATCCGCCTGCGGGACTGCCTGGGGGTGACCGCTTGA
- a CDS encoding MFS transporter, producing the protein MLLFTMCAGMFLVQLDVTVVNVALPAIGTGLHAGLTAQQWVVDGYAVVLAAFLLTGGALGDVFGHRRVVLAGFALFGTASAACGLAGSAPWLVAARAGQGLGAALLLPGTLAVITRAYPGRAERARALGIWAGVSALALAAGPVLGGAVVSAAGWRPVFWLNVPVVLAAVFATRRLVPRGERRCGRRIDVAGVATAVPALGAGVYAVIDENVVAGIVAAGALVAFAVVESRVADPMLPPDVLRRMLGPNFVAAAMNFTGIGAILVLTLYLQGVRHAGPLEAGLEVLPLFGPLSLLAPVAGRLTGRFGPRPLTVAGLALGALGMLNLLLLNETSGYAALLPTLLGLGVGMGLLTTAVVTAAVGGIPPERAGVASGVNNTARQAGGALGVAVLGTVAGEPGGEFLAGLHEAGLIAAVSWLVAIGVTLTGVRAPRDNPVARAG; encoded by the coding sequence ATGCTCCTGTTCACCATGTGCGCCGGGATGTTCCTCGTCCAGCTGGACGTCACGGTCGTCAACGTCGCCCTCCCCGCCATCGGCACCGGCCTGCACGCCGGCCTCACGGCGCAGCAGTGGGTGGTCGACGGCTACGCGGTGGTCCTGGCCGCCTTCCTGCTCACCGGCGGCGCGCTCGGCGACGTCTTCGGTCACCGCCGGGTCGTCCTCGCGGGCTTCGCACTGTTCGGCACGGCGTCGGCCGCGTGCGGGCTCGCCGGGTCGGCGCCGTGGCTCGTCGCCGCCCGCGCCGGCCAGGGCCTGGGCGCGGCGTTGCTGCTGCCCGGCACGCTCGCCGTGATCACGAGGGCCTACCCCGGACGCGCCGAGCGGGCACGGGCCCTCGGCATCTGGGCCGGCGTGTCGGCGCTGGCCCTGGCGGCGGGCCCGGTGCTCGGCGGCGCGGTCGTCTCGGCGGCGGGCTGGCGGCCGGTGTTCTGGCTCAACGTCCCCGTCGTGCTGGCGGCCGTCTTCGCGACGCGGCGGCTCGTCCCGCGCGGCGAGCGCCGGTGCGGACGGCGGATCGACGTCGCCGGCGTCGCCACGGCGGTGCCGGCCCTCGGCGCCGGGGTGTACGCGGTCATCGACGAGAACGTCGTGGCCGGGATCGTGGCGGCCGGCGCGCTCGTGGCGTTCGCGGTCGTGGAGAGCCGGGTCGCGGATCCCATGCTGCCCCCGGACGTCCTCCGCCGGATGCTCGGCCCGAACTTCGTCGCGGCGGCGATGAACTTCACCGGCATCGGCGCGATCCTCGTCCTGACGCTGTACCTGCAGGGCGTCCGGCACGCGGGACCGCTCGAAGCCGGGCTCGAGGTGCTGCCGCTGTTCGGCCCGCTCTCGCTGCTGGCCCCGGTCGCGGGCCGGCTGACCGGCCGCTTCGGGCCGCGGCCGCTCACGGTGGCCGGCCTGGCGCTCGGCGCGCTCGGCATGCTGAACCTGCTGCTGCTCAACGAAACCAGCGGATACGCGGCCCTGCTGCCGACGCTGCTCGGCCTCGGCGTCGGGATGGGCCTGCTGACGACGGCGGTGGTGACGGCCGCGGTCGGCGGCATCCCGCCGGAGCGCGCCGGCGTGGCCAGCGGCGTCAACAACACCGCCCGCCAGGCCGGTGGCGCGCTCGGGGTGGCGGTGCTCGGCACCGTCGCGGGCGAGCCCGGCGGTGAGTTCCTCGCCGGGCTGCACGAGGCCGGGCTGATCGCCGCGGTGTCGTGGCTGGTCGCGATCGGTGTGACGCTCACCGGGGTACGTGCCCCTCGTGACAACCCGGTTGCGCGGGCCGGTTAA
- a CDS encoding anti-sigma factor, translating into MHTLAGAFALDAVNDVERAEFARHLEQCDSCTQEVAELRATAARLGVAMAEEPPPGFKDRVMIAMHATRQLPPRTRPGAPERHRRSVRAPRWAVVVSVAAAVVGLAAGGVFGGIALTQQQELQAAQSRLDQAKQQFAPVAALLAAPDAKTAHGEAPTGGGVTVVLSRSLNRVMVMDAGLPSQPGGKVYEAWLITGAAPPRPAGVIAAADQGGLVVADGVAGADKVAVSVEPAGGSATGAPTEVLMSMPVPA; encoded by the coding sequence ATGCACACCCTGGCCGGCGCCTTCGCGCTCGACGCCGTCAACGACGTCGAGCGCGCGGAGTTCGCCCGCCACCTCGAGCAGTGCGACTCGTGCACGCAGGAGGTCGCCGAGCTGCGGGCGACGGCGGCCCGGCTGGGCGTGGCGATGGCCGAAGAGCCGCCGCCGGGGTTCAAGGACCGCGTCATGATCGCCATGCACGCCACCCGGCAGCTGCCGCCGCGCACCCGGCCCGGTGCGCCGGAGCGGCACCGCCGCTCGGTGCGGGCCCCGCGCTGGGCGGTCGTCGTGTCGGTCGCGGCGGCCGTCGTCGGGCTCGCCGCGGGCGGGGTGTTCGGCGGGATCGCGCTGACCCAGCAGCAGGAGCTGCAGGCCGCGCAGAGCCGCCTCGACCAGGCGAAACAGCAGTTCGCGCCGGTGGCGGCGCTGCTCGCGGCGCCGGACGCGAAGACCGCGCACGGCGAGGCACCCACCGGCGGCGGCGTCACGGTCGTCCTGTCGCGGTCGCTGAACCGGGTGATGGTGATGGACGCGGGCCTGCCGTCGCAGCCGGGCGGGAAGGTCTACGAAGCCTGGCTGATCACCGGCGCGGCCCCGCCGCGCCCGGCCGGGGTGATCGCGGCGGCGGACCAGGGCGGCCTGGTCGTGGCGGACGGCGTCGCCGGCGCCGACAAGGTGGCGGTGAGCGTGGAACCGGCCGGTGGATCGGCCACCGGAGCACCCACGGAAGTCCTCATGAGCATGCCCGTTCCGGCCTGA
- the sepF gene encoding cell division protein SepF has protein sequence MSALQKLKAYFGMVPADDDGYDVEDDYRRGYADDDYDSYEEPAPRPSRARYRDVDDTYDEPVSRSRSRSVPSSEPAVHGALAMDRQPEPVARLRPVTEPVVRQPVRDPLSRITTLHPTSYAEARAIGEHYREGIPVIMNLTEMENADAKRLVDFAAGLAFALRGSMDKVTNKVFLLSPPDVDVTAEDRRRIAEGGLFLRG, from the coding sequence ATGAGCGCGCTGCAGAAGCTGAAGGCCTACTTCGGGATGGTGCCCGCTGACGACGACGGCTATGACGTCGAAGACGACTATCGACGCGGTTACGCGGACGACGACTACGACTCCTACGAGGAGCCGGCGCCGCGGCCGTCCCGTGCACGGTACCGCGACGTCGACGACACGTACGACGAGCCTGTCAGCCGCAGCCGGTCACGCTCCGTGCCCAGCTCCGAGCCCGCTGTCCACGGCGCGCTCGCCATGGACCGGCAGCCGGAACCCGTGGCCCGGCTTCGACCGGTCACCGAGCCGGTCGTGCGCCAGCCGGTGCGTGATCCGTTGAGCCGCATCACCACACTGCACCCGACCAGTTACGCGGAGGCGCGGGCGATCGGGGAGCACTACCGCGAGGGCATCCCGGTGATCATGAACCTCACCGAGATGGAGAACGCGGACGCCAAGCGGCTCGTCGACTTCGCCGCCGGGCTGGCGTTCGCGCTCCGGGGGTCGATGGACAAGGTGACCAACAAGGTGTTCCTTCTCTCACCGCCCGATGTGGACGTCACCGCGGAAGACCGCCGGCGGATTGCCGAGGGCGGATTGTTTTTGCGGGGCTGA
- the pgeF gene encoding peptidoglycan editing factor PgeF, whose translation MRVRRVVTTRAGGASRPPYDTFNLGDHVGDDEGDVFANRKRLAAELGLAEDKLAWMEQVHGRTATIVDGSETAAAEATDALVTATPGVALVVLVADCVPILLADAEAGVVSAVHAGRVGTRVGVVPAAVEAMRKVGAEPHRIEALLGPAICGDCYEVPAEMAADVEKHVPGSACKTRQGTPGLDLRAGLWRQLADLGVGKIGVDPRCTNEDKTLFSYRRDGTTGRIAGITWVEA comes from the coding sequence GTGCGGGTTCGGCGAGTGGTCACGACCAGGGCGGGCGGCGCGTCCCGGCCGCCCTACGACACCTTCAACCTGGGTGACCACGTCGGCGACGACGAGGGTGACGTCTTCGCCAACCGCAAGCGCCTGGCCGCCGAGCTGGGCCTGGCCGAGGACAAGCTGGCCTGGATGGAGCAGGTCCACGGCCGCACGGCGACGATCGTGGACGGCTCGGAAACCGCCGCGGCGGAGGCGACCGACGCCCTGGTGACCGCGACGCCCGGGGTCGCGCTCGTGGTGCTGGTCGCCGACTGCGTCCCGATCCTGCTGGCCGACGCCGAGGCCGGCGTGGTCTCGGCGGTGCACGCGGGCCGGGTGGGCACGCGGGTCGGCGTCGTCCCGGCCGCGGTCGAGGCCATGCGGAAGGTGGGGGCCGAGCCGCACCGGATCGAGGCGCTGCTCGGCCCGGCCATCTGCGGCGACTGCTACGAGGTCCCCGCCGAAATGGCCGCCGACGTCGAGAAACACGTCCCCGGCAGCGCGTGCAAGACCCGCCAGGGCACCCCCGGCCTCGACCTGCGCGCCGGGCTCTGGCGGCAGCTGGCGGACCTCGGCGTCGGCAAGATCGGTGTCGACCCGCGCTGCACGAACGAGGACAAGACGCTGTTCAGCTACCGGCGCGACGGGACGACCGGGCGGATCGCCGGCATCACCTGGGTCGAGGCATGA
- a CDS encoding DivIVA domain-containing protein translates to MSLTPADVHNVAFSKPPIGKRGYNEDEVDAFLDLVETELARLIEDNNELRQQMEQLDAELESTRSELDSAKSAQPPMREEPSRRLAPVPPPQSAMEQTQAHSTHSMVGDSTEPNVQAAKVLGLAQEMADRLTAEAKTESDGMLAEARTKSEQLLSDARAKSDSMVNEARTRVDTMLNDARTRAETLERQARDKATTLERESQRKYTETMNSLNSEKSGLGKKIEELRTIEREYRTRLRGFLESQLRELDDRGSAAPASASSNSGQSSGSTSGGQGYSFGPRAEAG, encoded by the coding sequence ATGTCGTTGACCCCCGCTGACGTGCATAACGTTGCGTTCAGCAAGCCGCCCATCGGCAAGAGGGGCTACAACGAGGACGAGGTGGACGCGTTCCTCGACCTGGTGGAGACCGAGCTGGCCCGCTTGATCGAAGACAACAACGAGCTGCGCCAGCAGATGGAGCAGCTCGACGCCGAGCTCGAGTCGACTCGGAGCGAGCTCGACAGCGCCAAATCCGCCCAGCCGCCGATGCGTGAAGAGCCGTCGCGCCGGCTGGCGCCGGTGCCGCCGCCGCAGTCCGCCATGGAGCAGACCCAGGCGCACTCGACGCACTCGATGGTCGGCGACAGCACGGAGCCGAACGTGCAGGCGGCCAAGGTCCTGGGCCTCGCCCAGGAGATGGCCGACCGGCTGACCGCCGAGGCGAAGACCGAGTCCGACGGGATGCTGGCCGAGGCCCGCACCAAGTCCGAGCAGCTGCTTTCGGACGCCCGGGCGAAGTCCGACTCGATGGTCAACGAGGCCCGCACCCGCGTCGACACGATGCTGAACGACGCGCGGACCCGTGCCGAAACCCTGGAGCGCCAGGCGCGCGACAAGGCGACCACGCTGGAGCGCGAGTCCCAGCGGAAGTACACCGAGACGATGAACAGCCTGAACTCCGAGAAGAGCGGGCTGGGCAAGAAGATCGAAGAGCTCCGCACGATCGAGCGGGAGTACCGCACGAGGCTGCGCGGGTTCCTCGAGTCCCAGCTGCGCGAGCTCGACGACCGCGGTTCCGCGGCGCCCGCGTCGGCGTCGTCGAACTCCGGGCAGTCGTCCGGTTCGACGAGCGGCGGCCAGGGTTACTCCTTCGGCCCGCGGGCCGAGGCCGGCTGA
- a CDS encoding metalloregulator ArsR/SmtB family transcription factor, which yields MEGDADIARTAALFADPARVRVLLALADGRALAASVLAAEARLSAPGVSAHLAKLRAAGLVVAEKSGRHRFYRLAGPDTAELLETLARCSPSQPVTSLREGTRAEALRTARTCYDHLAGRLGVAVTSALLARGALAGASDTRRRPGDRISAPLREHPYTLGPAAAPVLGSLGVDLAAVAAGRRPLLKFCLDWSEQRHHLAGALGAAVATRFLDAGWVRRRTQAHRALRLTPEGAQALQAHLNLADLAA from the coding sequence GTGGAGGGCGACGCCGACATCGCGCGCACGGCCGCGCTGTTCGCGGACCCGGCCCGGGTCCGCGTGCTGCTCGCGCTCGCCGACGGCCGCGCGCTGGCGGCGTCCGTGCTGGCCGCCGAAGCGCGGCTGTCCGCGCCGGGCGTCAGCGCGCACCTGGCGAAGCTGCGGGCGGCGGGCCTGGTCGTCGCTGAGAAGTCGGGACGGCACCGGTTCTACCGGCTGGCCGGCCCGGACACCGCGGAGCTGCTGGAGACGCTGGCGCGGTGTTCGCCGTCCCAGCCGGTGACGTCGTTGCGCGAGGGGACGCGCGCGGAGGCGTTGCGGACGGCCCGGACGTGCTACGACCACCTCGCGGGCCGGCTCGGGGTGGCGGTGACGTCGGCGTTGCTGGCGCGTGGCGCGCTGGCCGGGGCGTCCGACACGCGACGGCGACCGGGTGACCGGATTTCGGCTCCGTTGCGCGAACACCCGTACACGCTGGGTCCGGCGGCCGCTCCGGTGCTCGGCTCGCTGGGCGTGGACCTGGCGGCCGTCGCCGCCGGACGGCGTCCGCTGCTGAAGTTCTGCCTCGACTGGAGCGAGCAGCGGCACCACCTGGCGGGCGCGCTGGGTGCGGCGGTGGCGACCCGGTTCCTCGACGCGGGCTGGGTCCGGCGGCGAACCCAGGCCCACCGCGCGCTGCGCCTGACCCCGGAAGGCGCGCAGGCGCTGCAAGCCCACCTGAACCTGGCCGACCTCGCCGCCTGA
- a CDS encoding YggS family pyridoxal phosphate-dependent enzyme: protein MTSRKAELAENLAEVEARIAAACRAAGRPRDEVKLIAITKTFPASDVALLAELGVTDVGENRDQEAGPKAAEVAELLPGSALRWHMVGRLQRNKARSVVGWAQQVQSVDSARLADALAKAVHTERYSGKREEPLDVLIQASLDDDPERGGCPLTELAALAERIAQSGELRLRGLMAVAPLGADPAAAFDRLARAGEALRKDHPNAAEVSAGMSHDLEQAITHGSTSVRVGTALLGGRGLASP, encoded by the coding sequence ATGACCTCCCGGAAGGCCGAGCTGGCCGAGAACCTGGCCGAGGTCGAAGCGCGGATCGCCGCCGCTTGCCGCGCGGCCGGGCGCCCGCGGGACGAGGTCAAGCTGATCGCGATCACGAAGACCTTCCCCGCGTCCGACGTCGCGCTGCTGGCCGAGCTCGGCGTCACCGACGTCGGCGAAAACCGCGACCAGGAGGCCGGGCCGAAAGCCGCCGAGGTCGCCGAGCTGCTCCCCGGATCGGCACTGCGGTGGCACATGGTGGGCCGGCTGCAGCGGAACAAGGCGCGGTCCGTGGTCGGGTGGGCCCAGCAGGTGCAGTCCGTCGATTCCGCGCGGCTCGCCGACGCGCTCGCCAAGGCGGTGCACACCGAGCGTTACAGCGGTAAACGTGAGGAACCCCTCGACGTGCTGATCCAGGCCAGCCTCGACGACGACCCGGAACGCGGCGGCTGCCCGCTCACCGAGCTGGCCGCGCTCGCCGAGCGCATCGCGCAGTCCGGAGAGCTGCGGCTTCGTGGCCTGATGGCCGTCGCGCCGCTGGGTGCGGACCCGGCCGCCGCCTTCGACCGGCTCGCTCGCGCGGGGGAGGCCCTCCGAAAAGATCACCCGAATGCCGCAGAAGTCTCCGCCGGGATGAGCCATGATCTCGAGCAGGCGATCACGCACGGCTCGACCTCTGTGCGTGTCGGAACCGCGTTGCTCGGTGGACGCGGTTTAGCCTCGCCGTAG
- the ftsZ gene encoding cell division protein FtsZ, with product MTPPHNYLAVIKVVGIGGGGVNAVNRMIEVGLKGVEFIAVNTDAQALLMSDADVKLDIGRELTRGLGAGAAPEVGQKAAEDHREEIEEVIKGADMVFVTAGEGGGTGTGGAPVVAQIARKLGALTIGVVTRPFTFEGKRRGKQAEDGIQSLRNECDTLIVIPNDRLLQLGDIGVSLMDAFRSADEVLLSGVQGITDLITTPGLINLDFADVKSVMSGAGSALMGIGSARGEGRAIQAAEKAINSPLLEASMDGAHGALLSIAGGSDLGLFEINEAASLVQESAHPDANIIFGTIIDDSLGDEVRVTVIAAGFDAGAPTHKKLDPSTFGSGSRASSTASASAGQVSNPSGPPSGATPVPSAGSSGYPVAPPRSHSPMPSATGNQPSGGLPQPGGGSRGYSPLGSNATQGSLPGRAMPVHDDPSDDEVDVPPFMRR from the coding sequence ATGACGCCCCCGCACAACTACCTTGCGGTGATCAAGGTGGTCGGCATCGGCGGTGGCGGCGTGAACGCCGTGAACCGCATGATCGAGGTCGGCCTCAAGGGTGTCGAGTTCATCGCGGTGAACACCGACGCGCAAGCACTGCTCATGTCCGACGCCGACGTCAAGCTGGACATCGGCCGCGAGCTGACCCGCGGCCTCGGCGCGGGCGCCGCCCCCGAGGTCGGCCAGAAGGCCGCCGAAGACCACCGCGAAGAGATCGAAGAGGTCATCAAGGGCGCCGACATGGTGTTCGTGACGGCCGGCGAAGGCGGCGGCACCGGCACCGGTGGCGCCCCGGTCGTGGCGCAGATCGCCCGCAAGCTGGGCGCGCTGACCATCGGCGTCGTGACGCGCCCGTTCACCTTCGAGGGCAAGCGCCGCGGCAAGCAGGCCGAAGACGGCATCCAGTCGCTGCGCAACGAGTGCGACACGCTCATCGTGATCCCGAACGACCGGCTGCTGCAGCTCGGCGACATCGGCGTCTCGCTGATGGATGCGTTCCGCTCCGCGGACGAGGTGCTGCTCTCCGGTGTCCAGGGCATCACCGACCTGATCACCACGCCGGGCCTGATCAACCTCGACTTCGCCGACGTCAAGAGCGTCATGTCCGGCGCGGGCTCCGCCCTGATGGGTATAGGGAGCGCACGCGGTGAAGGCAGGGCCATCCAGGCCGCGGAGAAGGCGATCAACTCGCCGCTCCTCGAAGCCTCCATGGATGGTGCGCACGGCGCGCTGCTTTCGATCGCGGGTGGTTCGGATCTGGGCTTGTTCGAGATCAACGAGGCCGCGTCGCTGGTCCAGGAGTCCGCGCACCCGGACGCGAACATCATTTTCGGCACGATCATCGACGACTCCCTCGGCGACGAGGTCCGCGTCACGGTGATCGCCGCCGGGTTCGACGCCGGCGCGCCGACGCACAAGAAGCTGGACCCGTCGACGTTCGGTTCCGGCTCGCGCGCGTCGTCCACCGCGTCGGCCTCGGCCGGGCAGGTCTCGAACCCGTCGGGGCCGCCGTCCGGTGCCACCCCGGTGCCGTCCGCGGGCAGCTCCGGCTACCCGGTGGCGCCGCCGCGGTCGCACTCGCCGATGCCGTCGGCCACCGGCAACCAGCCGTCCGGCGGGCTCCCGCAGCCCGGCGGCGGTTCGCGCGGCTACTCGCCGCTCGGCTCCAACGCGACCCAGGGCAGCCTGCCCGGGCGCGCGATGCCGGTGCACGACGACCCGTCGGACGACGAGGTCGACGTGCCGCCGTTCATGCGGCGCTAG